In the genome of Chryseobacterium oryzae, one region contains:
- a CDS encoding glycosyltransferase family 4 protein yields MKNFELLLTQTGISIFYVKVGLGFLFSFLITFFSIPTIIKISRRKNLMDEPGVRSSHLRKIPNLGGIAIFYSIGICTSIFAYEIFDLYKFLFASLIILLYVGIMDDIVVMRAYKKLIAQIVVSVFIVIGSDVRIRSLFGIFGIYEINYWISVIFSIITFIILINAFNLIDGIDGLAGGYSVVCSALFGISYYHLGPYNYPLVILSSVIIGSVLAFLYYNLSNYRAAKIFMGDTGSMLLGFLLAFTCICFIDIFIDKERLDIPRYHLKSAPVIAVAILILPIVDTLNVIVIRLFNRKSPFEADKNHIHHKLLKLNLTHRRASFYIIIYYLFIILITYFLRHSNVNILLATVLILGFIGAYIPDLILAFQNDKQRSIN; encoded by the coding sequence ATGAAAAATTTTGAATTACTCTTAACTCAAACAGGAATTTCTATTTTTTATGTAAAAGTAGGGTTAGGGTTTTTATTCTCTTTTTTAATCACTTTTTTTTCTATTCCTACCATAATTAAGATTTCCAGAAGAAAAAATCTGATGGATGAACCAGGGGTGAGAAGTTCCCATCTCAGGAAAATCCCCAATCTTGGCGGAATTGCTATTTTTTATTCCATAGGAATATGCACCTCTATTTTTGCCTACGAAATTTTCGATTTATATAAATTTCTTTTTGCATCACTTATCATTCTTCTATATGTGGGAATAATGGATGATATTGTAGTAATGCGGGCTTACAAAAAACTCATTGCACAAATCGTAGTTTCTGTGTTTATTGTGATTGGATCCGATGTAAGAATTCGAAGTTTGTTTGGGATATTTGGTATTTATGAAATTAATTATTGGATAAGTGTTATTTTCTCAATTATCACATTCATTATTCTTATTAATGCATTTAATCTCATTGACGGGATAGATGGTCTTGCAGGAGGATATTCTGTAGTTTGCAGTGCACTTTTCGGTATCAGTTATTATCACTTAGGACCGTATAATTACCCCTTGGTAATTCTTTCTTCTGTAATTATTGGTTCTGTTTTGGCATTTTTATATTATAATCTCTCCAATTACAGAGCAGCAAAAATTTTTATGGGAGATACCGGTTCTATGTTACTAGGATTTTTGCTCGCTTTTACTTGTATCTGTTTTATTGATATTTTTATTGATAAAGAAAGATTAGACATCCCCAGATATCATTTGAAATCTGCACCAGTTATTGCAGTTGCAATACTTATATTACCCATTGTGGATACTTTAAACGTTATCGTAATTAGGCTTTTTAACCGAAAATCTCCATTTGAGGCAGATAAAAACCATATTCATCATAAACTTCTAAAACTGAATCTTACTCACAGAAGAGCTAGTTTTTATATCATTATATATTATTTATTTATTATACTTATTACCTACTTTTTAAGGCATTCTAATGTGAATATTCTTCTGGCTACGGTGTTGATTTTGGGTTTTATAGGAGCCTATATTCCGGATCTTATACTTGCTTTTCAAAACGATAAACAAAGAAGTATTAATTAA
- a CDS encoding glycosyltransferase family 2 protein has protein sequence MNALSKVSVIVPVYNVENYLAKCLNSLVNQTLQNIEIIVVNDGSTDDSQRIIDEFSAQFPSKIKAFTKENGGLSDARNFGIDRASGDYLGFVDSDDYVSETMFEEMLNLAEKCSAEMVICNIQKVDEHGKVTQKLTQIPNMPEEIDLRSHFSVFSDLSYFACNKLFKKELFKDKRFKKGVHYEDIQLIPQLLLKCTVLAQTQNFHYQYFERTDSISKTHNEKGLDILKAVEEVELAFATSKYSDKNEELKNFQILEGIYTFLAYLAFVKSDEVFYKMSGQLSYFIEKRGIKLKDILFYSRFGKNYILSLPLKKKIFYLLFFSGQKKLIRKLM, from the coding sequence ATGAATGCTTTATCAAAAGTTTCGGTAATTGTCCCGGTATATAATGTTGAAAATTATCTTGCTAAATGTCTTAATTCCTTAGTTAACCAAACCCTGCAAAATATTGAGATCATTGTTGTAAATGATGGTAGTACTGATGATTCTCAGCGAATTATAGATGAGTTTTCTGCCCAGTTTCCATCAAAAATTAAAGCTTTTACAAAAGAAAACGGTGGGTTGAGTGATGCCCGAAATTTTGGAATTGATAGAGCTTCGGGAGATTATTTAGGCTTTGTAGACAGTGATGACTATGTTTCTGAAACCATGTTTGAAGAAATGCTCAATCTTGCTGAAAAATGTAGCGCAGAAATGGTTATCTGTAATATTCAGAAAGTGGATGAGCACGGTAAAGTCACCCAAAAACTTACGCAAATCCCCAATATGCCAGAAGAAATTGATTTGCGTTCTCATTTTTCTGTTTTTTCAGATTTAAGTTATTTTGCGTGCAATAAACTCTTCAAAAAAGAATTGTTTAAGGATAAGAGATTTAAAAAAGGGGTTCATTATGAGGATATTCAGCTGATTCCACAACTTTTGTTAAAGTGCACTGTTTTGGCTCAGACTCAGAATTTTCATTATCAATATTTTGAAAGAACAGATTCTATTTCGAAAACTCATAACGAAAAAGGACTTGATATTTTGAAAGCAGTAGAAGAGGTGGAATTGGCTTTTGCAACTTCTAAATATTCTGATAAAAATGAGGAATTAAAAAATTTTCAGATTCTTGAGGGTATTTATACTTTTCTCGCATATCTCGCTTTTGTGAAAAGTGATGAAGTGTTTTACAAAATGTCTGGGCAATTATCCTATTTTATTGAAAAAAGAGGGATTAAATTGAAAGATATATTGTTCTACAGTCGTTTCGGTAAAAATTATATTTTATCTTTGCCGCTGAAAAAAAAGATTTTCTATCTTCTTTTCTTTTCAGGACAGAAAAAGTTGATAAGAAAACTTATGTAA
- a CDS encoding polysaccharide biosynthesis/export family protein: MKIYKNLLFLIIPLILTSCLTSKDVKYMQESESLVINEEGLIPYNIPIYRVTKNDMLTLDIVTTPKGDAAQFYSSLNTSGLGGGTSISVMGTNNGTGVGGDATIYFRGLKVDTKGEVNIFGIGFIKVEGRTLDEITAEIQEKVNENFQEGKSQVRLNTDGITYYILGDIESTGMTGEKKAYKNTLTLTEAIAMNGGMNRTIDRKNIVIYRKLPEGIKKAKIDITREDVMNSPYFYIQNGDEILLSTNKRSLNGFGKDPLQTVISGVSVITTAMSIYLLIKNL; this comes from the coding sequence ATGAAAATTTATAAAAATTTATTATTTCTGATTATTCCGCTTATTCTTACTTCTTGCCTTACTTCTAAGGACGTTAAATATATGCAGGAAAGTGAGAGTTTGGTTATTAACGAAGAAGGCTTAATCCCATATAATATCCCTATTTATAGAGTGACAAAAAATGACATGTTAACTCTTGATATTGTTACAACACCCAAAGGTGATGCGGCACAGTTTTATTCTTCCTTAAATACTTCAGGATTAGGAGGAGGAACTTCTATTAGTGTAATGGGTACTAATAATGGTACTGGTGTTGGAGGTGATGCTACTATTTATTTTAGAGGTTTGAAAGTTGATACTAAAGGTGAAGTTAATATATTTGGGATAGGATTTATTAAGGTAGAAGGAAGAACTCTGGATGAAATAACAGCTGAAATTCAGGAAAAAGTAAATGAAAATTTTCAGGAAGGTAAATCTCAGGTAAGACTAAATACAGATGGTATTACTTACTATATTCTTGGAGATATTGAATCAACAGGAATGACTGGAGAAAAAAAAGCATACAAAAATACACTTACCCTCACGGAAGCTATTGCTATGAATGGAGGAATGAACCGAACTATCGACCGTAAGAATATTGTCATTTACCGCAAACTTCCGGAAGGAATTAAAAAAGCAAAAATAGATATCACAAGAGAAGATGTTATGAATTCTCCGTACTTCTACATACAAAATGGAGACGAAATCTTGCTCTCTACTAATAAGAGAAGTCTTAATGGTTTTGGTAAAGATCCTTTACAAACAGTTATCAGCGGAGTTTCTGTAATTACTACCGCAATGTCCATCTATCTACTTATTAAAAATCTTTAA